CTAGAGTTTTGTTCCGACGCCGAACTCTTGTACATGCGGCAACAGCTCTTTCGCTCTGCATTGATACGCGATATTGGTCGAACGAGGGGCGACAAACTCTATTGCACAACAGGCCGCGGTCGTCTTTCGGTGGCCCTTCCCCGTGACACGCCTAATTTTGAATTTGAGGACCGGCTTGTGTTTAGGGATATTCCGCTGGCTATTTACCCCGGTGGGACAGGAGAAGTGATTGAAAGCAACGGCGTCTCATTGGTGTACAGCCATGAATTTTTCGCAACTCTCGATCATCCTCCGGTCTTTTATACGGTTTTCATCGTCAATAGCTCGAAGCATCAGGTGTTCGCCCTCTATGGTCCTGATGTGCCACTCAGTGTGGACGAAATCTTGACCGGCGCGCTGGTTGAACGCCGCAACGGCGAGCTCTACGAGGCAATCTGCTCTGATAAGTACCCAGGTTGTATTGTGGGCCGACTGTCTGTCTCAGCATGGGCGGAGCAGTATAGAGATTTCGTCCTCGAGTCTCAGGTTGCCGGCGGTCTCCTGGGGGCTGCCATTGCTTTCATACTTCTGCAGTTCTATCACACCCGATCAATGGAGGTAGAACTACGCCGTGCAGTGCGACGGGGAACACTACGCTTGGTGTACCAGCCGATCGTCGATTTGAAGACGGGAAGGATCGTCGCAGTAGAAGCCTTGCTACGCTGGTCTCGCAGGGGACGCGATGTTTCACCAGAGGTCTTTGTCGCTCTTGCGGAACGCCGCCGATTTATCGGCGCCCTCACAAGGTGGGTTATCCGGAACGTCATCTTAGAACTTGGCACGACGATTGAGGAGCGACACATTCGTGTCACCGTGAATATAGCTTCCGAGGATCTGAAAGACCTGGGGTTCCCTGCATTCCTGACGGACTGTCTGCAAAAGGCACGCCTTACCGCGAATCTGATAGGACTGGAATTGACTGAGCGCTCTGCCGCCGAAGGCACTTCCGCAGCTACGGCGATTGGCCTGCTGCGATCTCTTGGACATTCGATCTACATCGACGATTTCGGGACGGGTTATTCCAGTCTTTCCTACCTGCATCGTCTCGCTCCCGACGCGATCAAGATTGATCGGTCCTTCACCCAGACGATTGGAACCGAGGCAGTTACAGCCCCAGTTGTACCCTTGATTCTAGAAATGGCTTCGAAGCTGAACATGCTCGTTGTCGTTGAAGGGATTGAAAGCCGGGAGCAGGCGGTCTATTTCAACGCGGCCGTGCCGAACGGATCGCCGATATGGGGACAGGGATGGCTATTCGGCAAGCCTATGCCGGTCTCTGAGCTGCGGAGTTTGCTTGCCAGGAATTCAGCAACACAGAGATGAGGATGCGCAGTCGGTATGTCGGCTCTTGTCCTAACCGCGTAAACCAATCAACCCGAGGTCTGCTAACTGTCATTTGGCGATTCCATAGGAAACTCCATCTCAGTCCCTTGAGAAGCAGACAAATTCGCACCAGGAGCGGCTAAACCGAATTGAAGAGTAATTGACGGATCAACTTCAGCCCACGCCTCATCCCGCGGGGCCTTGATCCGAATGTGTCGTCTCATCGCTCACAGGAGAAAGGCGTGGTTTGCAACTCGGCACAACCTGGGCCTCGCCAAGATCAGGCTATGGATTTGACGCTCGCACTCTACGCGAGCCCGGAACTCGGATAACGCCCGCGTCCCGCAAACCCACAGCTTCGACGGCGGTGAAATCTAGAAGGTCTGCCGGGTTGACGCCTAAGATGATTGCGCCTGTTTCGGACGAAGGTCTTTACTAGCCGTTTTCATCTTGTACATAGCTTGATCGGCGAATGAAAGCAATCCTTGTACTTCGGTTGCGTCATCCGGGTATATTGCGATCCCTAAGCTGCACTTTACCCTGAAGGTTTGCCCCTCGATCACCATCGGTTTGCTTATAGCCGCAAGAATCTTTTTTGAGACCTGTCTTATCCCGCTTTGCGCTTCGTTGTCCGGCAGAACGACAACGAACTCATCTCCACCGACTCGAATGACGGAGTCCGTCGCGCGAACTGCCGATAGAAGTCGTTGTGCCGTCTGCATCAAGACCTGATCACCGACTTGGTGGCCGTGTTCGTCGTTGACTGGCTTGAAGCTGTCCAGGTCGATCATGCAGACACTGATCTTGCCTCCAAAACGTTTCACACGCTCTATCGCTTGGGAGATGCGATCGTTTAACAGGGTCCGATTGCTCAAGCCCGTCAATGGATCATGTTGCGCAAGATGGAGAAGTCGTTCCTCGTTCAGTTTGCGTTCAGTGACGTCAGACGCCGTGATCGCAACCCCGTCTTCAAGGCGGACCGCTTGAACACGAATCCACTCGCTCAAAACGCTCTCAGCATGGATCGGAACCTCAGCTACGAAGGGTTCACCCGTCTCTACTACCCTCTTGTAGGCGTCAAACAGCCCGGTTGTTCGGACTATCGGCAACAGTTCACACAATTTTCCGTTTAGGAGGACATCTCGCGTGATGGCGACCATCTTCTCCAGACTGCTGTTCAGGTAGGTAAAGATGAAATCTTCTATCTCTCCGGACTCAGCTCGCACGGCCTCGCATATATAAAACGCGTCTATGCTGCTTTCCATAGCAGCAGTCACGCGATCGCGATCGCGCCGGACCAGGGCCTCCATTTGGAGGACCTCTTCTTCCTGTCGCTTTCGAGCGCTGATGTCGCGGACCACCTTGGCAAACCCGATTAGCTTTCTCTTCGAGTCGCGCATGGCGGTGACTACAAACGTTGCCCAGAACCGCTCTCCGTTTTTCCGAAGCCTCCAACCCTCCCCCACATGGTGTCCACCTTGGCTAGCGGCTTTCAGTTGCTTCTCAGGAAGACGGTTTTCTATGTCATCAGCGACAAAAAACATGGAGTAGTGTTGGCCGATCACCTCGTCGGCTGTGTAGCCCTTGTTTCGTTCTGCGCCTAGGTTCCAGCTGCAAACGCGGCCACCACAATCCAGCATATAAATTGCGTAGTCTTCGATTGAGTCGACCAGGATCCGATAGTGTTCTTCATCCATTCCCTTTGCATGAGAGCTGCTGACAAAGGCGTTCTGTGTCGAGTTCACCTCAGAATGCGAGACCTGTGGATCCAGGCGATACCCCTTGCGTGGAACCGTCTCAATATATTCACGATCGTTTGACTGCCGACCAAGTGCCCGCCGCAGTTGAGAGATAACCTCCGCGAGATTTTCGCCGTCGACGAAACGGTCTTGCCAAACCTTGACTCGGAACTGCTCTTTGGACACGGCTTCGCCGGCCGCCCGCACAATTAATTCAAGGGCTCGGAACTGCTCTGTCGGCAAGTCAATGTTTCGGCTTCCCGCGCGAAGCTCAACCGCTTCTAGGTCCAGTGTGTATGGGCCAAAGGAATGGACCTTCTTCCGGGATGGGATCGATGATTGTTTGATAATGCATTCTCTTGAGGACTTCCACAGTGCAGTGCAATTAGGTTTGCGCAGTCGTTGGGGCACTGTGGAACTGCGGGGGGGGTAGAGCATGATGCGAGCGAAATAAACCATCGCTGTGACGTTAGTTGCCGCCTTACGCCGTACGAGGATCACAACACAGAGCGGGTTAAATGAATCAGCCTTTGGACTATCTCTGCCGATCATGATGAGCGACATCGGGTGTTGCGACGATTCGGGACAAAAGAGACCATTTGGGATTCGTCAGAAACGGACGACTCGAGTACGAAAGCCGTCCGCAATCCTGTCCACTCCTGCACAATCGAAGAGACACCCACCCCCTGACGCTATTTTGCCAAACGCGTCTCGTCGCCCTCACCGAACCGCGTGGGCCGACTTCAATCGACGGGCAAGCTTCGATCGCTTCGTCGGCTGCTGCGCCCCAAACCCAAGAGCTATGTTAGATGCAAGAGGGTTACCCGCACGTCATGATCGCCGGTATATCTTTTCGATGCGTTGAGCAGAAATTGCCTTTCAGTAACTGATCATGCCTGTAGGACCGCCATTATCGAATGCCGTGTGCTGGCAGACTGACATCACGACAAATGCGGTCAATCGCTCCAGGTTCGTTCATGCATCAGCAACGGCTGATGGATGACGACGGATCGTCTTTTGAGACAATACAGTCGAATTGAGCGGACCGCCGTCGGAGAATCGGACTATCAAGTTCAGAAGGAGCAGCATCGATTACCTCGGCCATGTCATGCCTTTCAAATCGATACGATGAAGTTGGGTATCTTGTAAAACGGTTGCTGAAGTGCAATGCAGGCAACGACAGGAAGTCGCCTGGACACTGAGATCGTCAAACGCTGTGAAGATTTCTGAAAACTGCGGGGCTTCGGGGAGGACGATGTCCTCAAGACCCTCTCGGCTGCGGCGGCCGCATGGACGAGCTGATCACGTCCTTCTGTGAGGAGACGCGGAACTTAGGCGTGGTCTCTCGCGTATCCTGCACATCCGATACTCGCCGATGAAGCCGGAAAGGTCGTGTCAGATTGAGACTCCCGCTCCTGATTCTTCATATCCTCGGCGGTACGTTCAGCCTCGTCGCCGGAGCGGTCGCGATGATCGCGCGCAAGGGCGAGCGGTTCCATCGTCTTTCGGGCAACGTCTTCACGCTGGCCATGTTGACCTTAGCCACCAGCGGATTTTGGCTCGCCATCCTGAAGTCGCAGATCAGCAATGTCATCGCCGCCGTGCTCACCTTCTATCTGGTCGGCAGTGCTTGGCTTGCCGGACGCCGCCGAGACGGCACCGGCCCGCTTGACTGGATCGCTCTGTTCATTTGCCTGGCTTCCGCCGCAGGCGTTCTTACCCTCGGCATCCGAGCCATCCACTCCGCCACAGGTACAGATAACGGCGCCCCCGCATTTATGAGTTTCGTATTCAGCGGTATCCTTCTTCTGGCCACTGCTGGAGACATCCGTCCTCGCCCATCGTGGCATCTCCGGTCGTCCTCGCATCGTTAGGCATCTATGGCGCATGTGCGTGGGACTTTTTATCGCGACAGGTTCCTTCTTCCTCGGTCAGCCGCAGGTTTTCCCGCCTGCGCTCCGTGGCTCTATTTACCTCATCGTTCCGGCAGTCCTTCCACTCCCACTGCTCGTCTTCTGGCTCATCCGGGTCCGCTTCGGGAACAGCTATATCCTCGATCGCCGAAAACCTTCGTTCGCGCTCAGCGATTCAGGCAGACATGAACGAAGCAGCCCAAAACGGGCGACTCCATAGCCGTGATTCGCGTGTACAGGCTCTGCCGTGTTCCCACTTGTGGCAATTCAGAAGCAATGGCAGATTCGTCCTTCGAAGTCGGCTCTCGTCACAGATCAGCCAGATGACGAGGGGCCGTCTCACAGTACTAATGATCCAAGATCGGCTTAGACAGAGTTGGATGAGTGCATTGGCCTGAAATCACGAGTTGAGGGCTCCATTCCGCGTAGAGCGCCGAGATCACCGACTTCGACCGGGACGACCACATCTGCGACGACAGCACCGCTGCCTTTTCGCTTACTGGAAGCACGGTCACCGTCTCGAACCAGGTCCGCGACGTCCGGCCCGGCACGCTGCTCGTCGACCACGAGCTGCCCATCGGCCCTCTGGGCGGCCCGCCAACCGTCTCTTCGTTAAAGGCGAGATGGAGTTCATCTTCACTACCGCCAGCGCCTCACCGCCGGGCTGCTCCTGCGATGGCCGCAGCGTGAGCCCACGATTTTTCCGCGACTAAACCTGGCGCATTTGCCTTTTGATTCGGCATCCGCCAGAGACGCACGTGTCTTCTGGTTTGTCATTCTCTGGATTAACTCTCATTCTCGGACGGCGAAGGTAGAGGACTTCCCGAAACAGAGTCGATCAAGATGCGTATAGCAGCCCGATCATTTTCGGTGTCGAGACAAAAGGCGAACCCTACATCATTGCCTTCCACACGGGCCACGCGCACTTGGATATTGAGGTAGTGCGCTCCTGCCTCCAACTCCAACTTGCCTTCGACCCAGACATCCGGCGGATGATCAAGACCTGCCAGGAGTCCAGACTCGCTCACATTGACACACCGGCCTTCATGCCTGCGTCCATCAACGACAAAAGAAACATCAGCATCGAGTCGAAAGCGCGTGGCACGTGGTTGATCGTTGCCTGGCGTCTCCACCGGCCCGCTGGATTCTGCCGACGAGCGAAAAAGGTTAAACCACATACAGTGCCTCCAAAATCAGGTTTTCTCTGTAGCCATCCGCCTTCGTTCGTACAGCGCGAACGTCAGGAGCGAATCAAGCCATGCATTCAGTAAAGGGACTGTCGGGGAGACTGCGGTAGTCGAAGACGCGGGCGGGGAACGAGGTTGTGACAAAACTCTTAGAGCTCCGCTTCCAACCGCGCAGAAGAGGTTTGGCCTTTAAGTTCCTTGATGAGAGCTTCCGCCAAGGTGAGCAGCCGTTCTCGCTCTCGCTTGATTTCATCGATGTCCTGAACGACTACGACCGCGCCCTGGACAGAGCCGTCTCCTCGAACGATCGGTGCACCCAGCAAGGATACCCACGCCTCTGTGCCATCCGCACGCAGGCAGAGCGCTTTTTCAATACTGGTCTTCTGTCCGCGCAGGGCGCGGGCAAGGGGATACTCGCCACACTCGAGCCGTCTGCCATTGACTCGAATCGCACCCCACTGCGCGTAGTTTTCTATGATGTGCCTGGATGGGGCGGGGTAGCGAAAGATACGACTCGCCTCGGGGTTCGACAGGCTTAATCGGCCGTCCGGCTCAGCCGCCAGCAAGATCGCCACAGGAACGGAGTTGAAGATGGCTTTAAGTTGTGCCTCGCTCTTTCTCAGCGCCTCTTCCGCCTTCTTCTGATCGTCGATATCGTCGACGCTGCCGTACCATCGAATGATTATTCCTGATGCATCGCGGCGTGCGGCGCCTCGAGATCGTATCCATCTCCATCTGTTGTTCCGGCACAGGATGCGGCATTCGACATCAATTGGATCGCCGCTGCGAATCGATGTTGCAATGACATTTTCCACAGATGGCCTGTCTTCCGAATGGATGGCTTCGAGGAAACCTTTCCCTTCAGCGGTCGCGGCATTCATGCCAGTCACCTGTTCCCACCGCGGGCTGATGGCCATCGCGTTTCCCTTGGCATCAAGCACCCAGGGAATCTGCGGGTTCAACTCAACCATGTGGCGATGGTGGTCTTCACTCTCGCGGAGTGCGGCCTCCGCGGCCTTCCGGTCGGTGATATCGACCACCGCGACGGAGACTCCGACAACCTCGGCGCCTTCATCCCGCACAGGCTGATAGGACAAAAGATAGTCTCGGTCGCCTTGTCCCGGGCCAGCGGGTCGTCTGGCTTCGACGCCGGTGATCACTTCGCCCTCGAGAGACCGACGCATGAAAGCCTCGAAATGGTGGAATGCTTTGGGGACCATTTCAGCGACCGGTCTTCGCAAGTGCTCTTCAACCGATGCGCCGTTCATGTCGGCTAACCGCTGGTTGAGGGTGACATAGCGAAGGTTGCGATCGAGTAAGGCGAGTCCGACGGGCGCTCCATCGTAAACAGCCTGCAAGTGCGCAAGCCGCTGACTGGGCAGCGCATTTCCCGCCAGGCCTCCCCAAAGGCCTGGCGAATGGTTGAAGGATATCTTTTCGCGCGGCATCTCAACGGTTGTGGGCAGATCTTCAGCCGGGATCGGCCGTCCGAAGAGCCACCCCTGTCCCAGTTCACAGCCGAGCCACAACAACATTTCGGCCTGTTCGCGTGTTTCGATGCCTTCCGCCACAGTAGTCAGCCCAAGACTTTGTCCGAGACCCACTACGGCCGCCACAATCTTGCGACTTTCTCTGCGTTGGATCATCGACCCAACGAAACTTCGATCGACCTTCAGCTCATCGAAAGGCAGCGATTGCAGATGCAGGAGGCTGGAGTATCCCGTTCCGAAGTCATCAAGCGCGATCTTGCACCCTAGCGCCTTCAATTCGTTCGAGATGGTTTGAGCACGCTCCACGTTATCGACGACCGCGCTTTCCGTGACCTCGATAACGATGCGCTGGAGGGGAAAACCCAGGTCTTCGGCGGCGCTCTGAATCCGTTTGGGCAGATCTAGATCGTGCAATTGCAGTGGTGAAACGTTGAAGGCTAGTGTTAGGGGTTCCGGGATCAGCTTCCCAGCCTCGAAGGCCTTCTGCATCAGCCGTTTCGTCAACGCATCGATCCATCCATTCTGTTCCGCAATTGGGATGAACCGGTCCGGTGATAAGACTCCAGCCGTGGGATGGTGCCATCTCGCCAGCACCTCAAATCCGGCGAGCTCGCCAGTCCGAAGTGTGACAAGAGGCTGGAAGAAGGGAACGAACTCATCGTTCTCGATACCGCGACGAACGTCATCATTACTGATCAACATGACCGTGACCTCCAAATGGCCTCGTGCGCCCCTGCTGGGGAAGGGCTGCGCCAAACAGAGCCGGCCGCACGATGACCGCGTTTAGAACCGAGAGACCAGGATGAGGAAGAATCCCACTACGCTCAGAATGGCAAAAGCCAGACACGCGGAGATGTAGTAGGCAGCAAACCGCCGTTGGCGTTCCTTCGGTCGCGTGATCCCAACACCCCAAATGAAACTCTCGCTCACGAAATCGGTTAGGCTTCTCATCATTGACTGCTCCTGTCCTTTTCCATTGGAGCGGCCAGAAGGCTGGGATGATATGCAAATCCTGCTGAAAATGCACTCCGGAGCGCGATGAGAAGGCCGGAAGCGGAGCCTCCATCCGGACGCATCGCTGTAGTCCGCGACTCTCAGTTGGTGCCGCTGATTGACGCTCCGCGTGATCAAATCCCGACCCGGGAACCGCCGTGGAAAGATATCGTTCTTGAGCAGCATCTCGTCCGTCCCGGAGAGATCCCGGAACATGAACATCCGAATCTCTGCCTCCACCTGCAGATTGCTGGCGACCGAGAGATTGAATGGTGGCAGAACGGGAGGAATGCGATTGAACATACCCAACCTGGGTCGCTCATCGTAATCCCGCCCGGAACGCGGCACCGCTGGCGATGGCATGGGTCTTCCGAAAGATTGATTCTCTCGGTCGAGGATGACGCACTGCAGCAGCTTGCATTGCAGCTAGG
This genomic window from Granulicella sibirica contains:
- a CDS encoding EAL domain-containing protein → MLSQDRRRRVVWLVNFVVVILGALVGGTITFLIGQCAQQRAARAELRLYTREVLSVEERLGSETRATLKAIQSDNLEFCSDAELLYMRQQLFRSALIRDIGRTRGDKLYCTTGRGRLSVALPRDTPNFEFEDRLVFRDIPLAIYPGGTGEVIESNGVSLVYSHEFFATLDHPPVFYTVFIVNSSKHQVFALYGPDVPLSVDEILTGALVERRNGELYEAICSDKYPGCIVGRLSVSAWAEQYRDFVLESQVAGGLLGAAIAFILLQFYHTRSMEVELRRAVRRGTLRLVYQPIVDLKTGRIVAVEALLRWSRRGRDVSPEVFVALAERRRFIGALTRWVIRNVILELGTTIEERHIRVTVNIASEDLKDLGFPAFLTDCLQKARLTANLIGLELTERSAAEGTSAATAIGLLRSLGHSIYIDDFGTGYSSLSYLHRLAPDAIKIDRSFTQTIGTEAVTAPVVPLILEMASKLNMLVVVEGIESREQAVYFNAAVPNGSPIWGQGWLFGKPMPVSELRSLLARNSATQR
- a CDS encoding diguanylate cyclase domain-containing protein; protein product: MPTEQFRALELIVRAAGEAVSKEQFRVKVWQDRFVDGENLAEVISQLRRALGRQSNDREYIETVPRKGYRLDPQVSHSEVNSTQNAFVSSSHAKGMDEEHYRILVDSIEDYAIYMLDCGGRVCSWNLGAERNKGYTADEVIGQHYSMFFVADDIENRLPEKQLKAASQGGHHVGEGWRLRKNGERFWATFVVTAMRDSKRKLIGFAKVVRDISARKRQEEEVLQMEALVRRDRDRVTAAMESSIDAFYICEAVRAESGEIEDFIFTYLNSSLEKMVAITRDVLLNGKLCELLPIVRTTGLFDAYKRVVETGEPFVAEVPIHAESVLSEWIRVQAVRLEDGVAITASDVTERKLNEERLLHLAQHDPLTGLSNRTLLNDRISQAIERVKRFGGKISVCMIDLDSFKPVNDEHGHQVGDQVLMQTAQRLLSAVRATDSVIRVGGDEFVVVLPDNEAQSGIRQVSKKILAAISKPMVIEGQTFRVKCSLGIAIYPDDATEVQGLLSFADQAMYKMKTASKDLRPKQAQSS
- a CDS encoding DUF2306 domain-containing protein codes for the protein MRLPLLILHILGGTFSLVAGAVAMIARKGERFHRLSGNVFTLAMLTLATSGFWLAILKSQISNVIAAVLTFYLVGSAWLAGRRRDGTGPLDWIALFICLASAAGVLTLGIRAIHSATGTDNGAPAFMSFVFSGILLLATAGDIRPRPSWHLRSSSHR
- a CDS encoding PilZ domain-containing protein, translating into MWFNLFRSSAESSGPVETPGNDQPRATRFRLDADVSFVVDGRRHEGRCVNVSESGLLAGLDHPPDVWVEGKLELEAGAHYLNIQVRVARVEGNDVGFAFCLDTENDRAAIRILIDSVSGSPLPSPSENES
- a CDS encoding EAL domain-containing protein; amino-acid sequence: MLISNDDVRRGIENDEFVPFFQPLVTLRTGELAGFEVLARWHHPTAGVLSPDRFIPIAEQNGWIDALTKRLMQKAFEAGKLIPEPLTLAFNVSPLQLHDLDLPKRIQSAAEDLGFPLQRIVIEVTESAVVDNVERAQTISNELKALGCKIALDDFGTGYSSLLHLQSLPFDELKVDRSFVGSMIQRRESRKIVAAVVGLGQSLGLTTVAEGIETREQAEMLLWLGCELGQGWLFGRPIPAEDLPTTVEMPREKISFNHSPGLWGGLAGNALPSQRLAHLQAVYDGAPVGLALLDRNLRYVTLNQRLADMNGASVEEHLRRPVAEMVPKAFHHFEAFMRRSLEGEVITGVEARRPAGPGQGDRDYLLSYQPVRDEGAEVVGVSVAVVDITDRKAAEAALRESEDHHRHMVELNPQIPWVLDAKGNAMAISPRWEQVTGMNAATAEGKGFLEAIHSEDRPSVENVIATSIRSGDPIDVECRILCRNNRWRWIRSRGAARRDASGIIIRWYGSVDDIDDQKKAEEALRKSEAQLKAIFNSVPVAILLAAEPDGRLSLSNPEASRIFRYPAPSRHIIENYAQWGAIRVNGRRLECGEYPLARALRGQKTSIEKALCLRADGTEAWVSLLGAPIVRGDGSVQGAVVVVQDIDEIKRERERLLTLAEALIKELKGQTSSARLEAEL